The following are encoded together in the bacterium genome:
- a CDS encoding response regulator yields the protein MPLNPRWYGRLWTVLVVIAAAILVAEGVYVRSVDTTLTASTGEGLALSAADLADDLERWQTDVARELAPLARTPALQTSPPATVTEMLDAARRGSTQMVWLGVVDASGQLVATTRRGPQDGTVETERWFRELRDARGGQVRVTPVEPGADGVPTVRFAAPLVGPEGQFAGALVAHVARAGIEAAFSRKIEAIQLQRTSPAHLDWELVTQSGVVVSDSTTGAPELRLVRALPAALFAEPPRPGYFESEDDVRGVPLVVGYARPADGNLVVGPGWRVLLAIDRADVLAPTRVILQTLAMATGLVILPLLMLLRWTTSQRRRLEQALHHTYDDLERRVAQRTAELTEARNAALQAAQAKSEFLANMSHEIRTPLTAILGFTNLLADPTLRDAERTAHRDTIRRNGEHLLSVINDILDLSKIEAGKLAVERVPCALPELLRSVSGAMRGRALEKGLGFVVEARGPLPETIRTDSTRLRQILINLLGNAIKFTEAGSVRLVARLGTGTQPRLCLDVVDTGIGLDPDVLSRLFLPFTQADPSTSRRFGGSGLGLAISRRLARMLGGDLYASSAPGRGSTFTAEIDPGPLAAVPMVDGGRLALDTPAAPPAATAGAPAHLRARILLAEDAPDSQRLLRHYLVRAGAQVDVVADGRLAASHALAAPYDLVLMDMQMPEMDGYAATAALRRAGYRGPIVALTAHAMDGDRDKCLAAGCDDFATKPIDPATLLRVAQRYCQDAPTPQRGDHAEGGSPMLMSDFAGPPLDDDPELRALVHIFIDGLPERARLLERSVDAGDLDRVAQLAHQLKGTAGGYGFPSLGEAAARLETSARTRAALDEVRGRVADVATLCEQARAAA from the coding sequence GTGCCACTCAATCCCCGCTGGTACGGCCGGCTGTGGACCGTGCTGGTCGTCATCGCGGCCGCCATCCTGGTCGCGGAGGGCGTGTACGTCCGCTCGGTCGACACCACGCTCACCGCCAGCACCGGCGAGGGGCTCGCGCTCTCGGCCGCCGATCTGGCCGACGACCTCGAGCGCTGGCAGACCGACGTCGCCCGGGAGCTGGCGCCGCTCGCGCGCACGCCGGCGCTGCAGACGAGCCCGCCCGCGACGGTGACGGAGATGCTCGACGCCGCGCGCCGCGGCTCGACGCAGATGGTCTGGCTCGGCGTCGTCGACGCCAGCGGGCAGCTCGTCGCCACGACCCGCCGCGGGCCGCAGGACGGCACGGTGGAGACCGAGCGCTGGTTCCGCGAGCTGCGCGACGCGCGCGGCGGACAGGTGCGCGTGACGCCGGTCGAGCCCGGCGCGGACGGCGTCCCCACGGTCCGCTTCGCGGCGCCGCTCGTCGGCCCCGAGGGGCAGTTCGCCGGGGCGCTCGTGGCCCACGTCGCGCGGGCCGGCATCGAGGCGGCGTTCAGCCGCAAGATCGAAGCGATCCAGCTCCAGCGCACGTCGCCGGCGCACCTCGATTGGGAGCTGGTCACGCAGAGCGGCGTGGTCGTGTCCGACTCGACCACGGGCGCGCCCGAGCTGCGGCTCGTCCGCGCCCTGCCGGCCGCGCTCTTCGCGGAGCCGCCGCGGCCCGGCTACTTCGAGAGCGAGGACGACGTGCGCGGCGTGCCGCTCGTCGTCGGCTACGCGCGCCCGGCCGACGGCAACCTCGTCGTCGGCCCCGGCTGGCGCGTGCTGCTCGCGATCGACCGCGCCGACGTGCTCGCCCCGACGCGCGTCATCCTGCAGACGCTCGCGATGGCGACCGGCCTCGTCATCCTGCCGCTGCTCATGCTGCTGCGCTGGACGACGTCGCAGCGCCGGCGCCTCGAGCAGGCGCTGCACCACACCTACGACGACCTCGAGCGGCGCGTCGCACAGCGCACCGCCGAGCTGACCGAGGCGCGCAACGCCGCCCTCCAGGCCGCACAGGCGAAGTCCGAGTTCCTCGCCAACATGAGCCACGAGATCCGCACGCCGCTCACCGCCATCCTCGGCTTCACGAACCTGCTCGCCGACCCGACGCTGCGCGACGCCGAGCGCACCGCGCATCGCGACACCATCCGGCGCAACGGCGAGCACCTCCTCTCGGTCATCAACGACATCCTCGACCTCTCCAAGATCGAGGCGGGCAAGCTGGCGGTCGAGCGCGTCCCCTGCGCCCTGCCCGAGCTGCTCCGCAGCGTGAGCGGCGCGATGCGCGGGCGCGCGCTCGAGAAGGGGCTCGGGTTCGTCGTCGAGGCGCGCGGACCGCTGCCGGAGACGATCCGCACCGACTCGACGCGCCTGCGGCAGATCCTGATCAACCTCCTCGGCAACGCGATCAAGTTCACCGAGGCGGGCAGCGTGCGGCTGGTCGCGCGGCTCGGGACCGGGACGCAGCCGCGCCTGTGCCTCGACGTCGTCGACACCGGCATCGGCCTCGACCCCGACGTGCTGAGCCGCCTCTTCCTCCCGTTCACGCAGGCCGATCCGTCGACCAGCCGCCGCTTCGGCGGCTCCGGCCTCGGGCTCGCGATCTCGCGCCGCCTCGCGCGCATGCTGGGCGGCGACCTCTACGCGAGCAGCGCGCCCGGCCGCGGCAGCACCTTCACCGCCGAGATCGACCCGGGTCCGCTCGCCGCGGTGCCGATGGTCGACGGCGGCCGGCTCGCCCTCGACACGCCGGCGGCGCCGCCGGCGGCCACGGCGGGCGCGCCGGCACACCTGCGCGCCCGCATCCTCCTCGCCGAGGACGCACCCGACAGCCAGCGCCTGCTCCGCCACTACCTGGTCCGCGCCGGCGCGCAGGTCGACGTGGTCGCAGACGGGCGCCTCGCCGCCTCGCACGCGCTCGCCGCGCCCTACGACCTCGTCCTCATGGACATGCAGATGCCCGAGATGGACGGCTACGCCGCCACTGCGGCCCTGCGCCGCGCCGGCTATCGCGGCCCGATCGTCGCGCTCACCGCGCACGCCATGGACGGCGACCGCGACAAGTGCCTCGCCGCCGGCTGCGACGACTTCGCCACCAAGCCGATCGATCCCGCGACGCTCCTGCGCGTCGCGCAGCGCTACTGTCAGGACGCCCCGACGCCGCAGCGCGGGGACCACGCAGAAGGAGGCTCGCCCATGCTCATGTCCGACTTCGCCGGCCCGCCACTCGACGACGACCCCGAGCTGCGCGCGCTGGTCCACATCTTCATCGACGGCCTGCCCGAGCGGGCGCGCCTGCTCGAGCGCAGCGTCGACGCGGGCGACCTCGATCGCGTGGCGCAGCTCGCCCACCAGCTGAAGGGCACCGCCGGGGGGTACGGCTTCCCCTCCCTCGGCGAGGCGGCGGCGCGCCTCGAGACCAGCGCCCGCACGCGTGCGGCGCTCGACGAGGTGCGCGGCCGCGTCGCCGACGTCGCCACGCTCTGCGAGCAGGCGCGGGCGGCAGCATGA
- a CDS encoding CbbQ/NirQ/NorQ/GpvN family protein, with product MGDRPRKVPARVSDVPFYLPIADEVEVFRAAWETRLPVLLKGPTGCGKTRFVEYMAATLPRQAGAAGSIPGNLVTVACHEDLTGSDLVGRYLIRGDETVWIDGPLTRAVRHGAICYLDEVVEARKDTVVLIHPLTDHRRILPVDKTGEILEAHPDFLLVLSYNPGYQSVLKDLKHSTRQRFVALEFGYPPRDAEARIIAHESGLDVETALRLATLGEKVRHLKSSGLSEGVSTRLLVYAAQLIRAGVTPRRACAVAVSRALTDDAESAQAIDAVAGALFG from the coding sequence CTGGGGGACCGCCCCCGTAAGGTCCCCGCCCGCGTGAGCGACGTTCCCTTCTACCTGCCGATCGCCGACGAGGTGGAGGTCTTCCGGGCGGCCTGGGAGACGCGGCTGCCGGTGCTGCTGAAGGGCCCCACCGGCTGCGGCAAGACGCGCTTCGTCGAGTACATGGCCGCGACGCTGCCGCGGCAGGCGGGCGCCGCGGGCAGCATCCCCGGCAACCTCGTCACCGTCGCCTGCCACGAGGATCTCACCGGCAGCGACCTCGTCGGCCGCTACCTGATCCGCGGCGACGAGACGGTGTGGATCGACGGTCCGCTGACGCGCGCCGTGCGCCACGGCGCCATCTGCTACCTCGACGAGGTGGTCGAGGCGCGCAAGGACACCGTCGTCCTGATCCATCCGCTGACGGACCACCGCCGCATCCTGCCCGTCGACAAGACCGGCGAGATCCTCGAGGCGCACCCCGACTTCCTGCTCGTGCTCTCGTACAACCCGGGCTACCAGAGCGTCCTCAAGGATCTGAAGCACTCGACGCGGCAGCGCTTCGTGGCGCTCGAGTTCGGCTACCCGCCGCGCGACGCCGAGGCGCGCATCATCGCGCACGAGAGCGGGCTCGACGTCGAGACGGCGCTGCGCCTCGCGACGCTCGGCGAGAAGGTGCGGCACCTCAAGTCGAGCGGGCTGTCGGAGGGCGTCAGCACGCGGCTCCTCGTCTATGCGGCGCAGCTGATCCGCGCCGGCGTGACGCCGCGGCGCGCGTGCGCCGTCGCCGTCAGCCGCGCGCTCACCGACGACGCGGAGAGCGCGCAGGCGATCGATGCCGTCGCGGGCGCCCTCTTCGGCTGA
- a CDS encoding GNAT family N-acetyltransferase, with translation MSTVRPARPDDLPALAAVERAAAQRFAGLGLVADLDDAMDPATLAAACAGGRVWVAVDDDGRPLGFAVAERLGDAGHLEELDVLPDAGGRGLGTELLEAVCAWAAAQGLPAVTLCTFRDVAWNAPFYARRGFVALADAELSPALRARRDAEAARGLAPAARVCMRRRLG, from the coding sequence GTGTCCACCGTTCGTCCCGCCCGACCCGACGATCTCCCCGCCCTGGCCGCGGTCGAGCGGGCCGCGGCGCAGCGCTTCGCCGGGCTCGGCCTGGTCGCCGACCTGGACGACGCCATGGATCCGGCGACCCTGGCGGCGGCGTGCGCCGGCGGGCGCGTGTGGGTCGCCGTCGACGACGACGGCCGCCCGCTCGGCTTCGCGGTGGCCGAGCGCCTGGGCGACGCCGGCCACCTGGAGGAGCTCGACGTGCTGCCCGACGCCGGCGGGCGCGGCCTCGGCACGGAGCTGCTCGAGGCCGTCTGCGCCTGGGCCGCCGCGCAGGGCCTGCCGGCGGTGACGCTGTGCACGTTCCGCGACGTCGCCTGGAACGCACCCTTCTACGCCCGGCGCGGCTTCGTCGCGCTCGCCGACGCGGAGCTGTCGCCGGCGCTGCGCGCCCGCCGCGACGCGGAGGCCGCCCGCGGCCTCGCGCCGGCAGCGCGCGTCTGCATGCGCCGCAGGCTCGGCTGA
- a CDS encoding MBL fold metallo-hydrolase: protein MRLFLRAFLGLVLLLVIVAAGGVIWARRSLEGERRFPPAAAEVLALDGQDAGPTRIWWINTAHQPMPRAAVLEPDRDPTPNAPYVMSHPSFVLEWADGKLLLVDTGMTAAGAVSFGRPLEWLGDAQPMEPLADVAQRLGGAKSRVAGVVFTHLHTDHTGGLGVLCEGGPAEIPVFMSTPQAERPNYTTRPGLREVHAATCARVTPIGDSGLLALPGFPGVAVVPAAGHTPGSQVVLAKVGDTRYAFAGDLANALDGITHDVPKPWLYSLLVVPEDTAWLAGQRRWLRELAQQGVVVLPAHDEGAIAASGVPVWP, encoded by the coding sequence GTGCGACTCTTCCTGCGCGCGTTTCTCGGGCTCGTCCTCCTCCTCGTCATCGTGGCCGCCGGCGGTGTGATCTGGGCGCGCCGGTCGCTCGAGGGCGAGCGGCGCTTCCCGCCCGCGGCGGCCGAGGTGCTGGCCCTCGACGGCCAGGACGCCGGCCCGACGCGGATCTGGTGGATCAACACCGCGCACCAGCCGATGCCGCGCGCCGCGGTCCTCGAGCCGGACCGCGATCCGACGCCGAACGCGCCCTACGTCATGTCGCATCCGAGCTTCGTGCTCGAGTGGGCCGACGGCAAGCTGCTCCTCGTCGACACGGGGATGACGGCGGCCGGGGCCGTCTCGTTCGGCAGGCCGCTCGAGTGGCTCGGCGACGCGCAGCCGATGGAGCCGCTCGCCGACGTCGCGCAGCGACTCGGCGGCGCGAAGTCGCGCGTCGCCGGCGTCGTCTTCACGCATCTCCACACCGACCACACGGGCGGCCTCGGCGTCCTCTGCGAGGGCGGTCCGGCGGAGATCCCCGTGTTCATGAGCACGCCGCAGGCCGAGCGTCCGAACTACACCACGCGGCCCGGCCTGCGTGAGGTCCATGCCGCGACCTGCGCGCGCGTCACGCCCATCGGCGACTCCGGCCTGCTCGCGCTGCCGGGCTTCCCGGGCGTCGCGGTGGTGCCGGCCGCCGGGCATACGCCGGGCAGCCAGGTGGTGCTCGCGAAGGTGGGCGACACGCGCTACGCCTTCGCCGGCGACCTCGCGAACGCCCTCGACGGCATCACGCACGACGTGCCGAAGCCGTGGCTCTACAGCCTTCTCGTCGTGCCCGAGGACACCGCATGGCTGGCGGGACAGCGGCGCTGGCTGCGCGAGCTGGCGCAGCAGGGCGTCGTGGTGCTGCCGGCGCACGACGAGGGTGCGATCGCGGCGAGCGGCGTGCCCGTCTGGCCGTGA
- a CDS encoding DUF2236 domain-containing protein, with protein MTVAAADLEAALARLRASVADPRAGLFGPASRVWAINREAVIFLGGGRAALLQLAHPFVAQAVDAHSATRTDMAGRFARTFEHVFAMVYGDLDAACTAARRVHAIHRRITGTLADAVGPYAAGTPYAANLPEALLWVHATLWDTSVQVYELVVGTLGDDEKAAYYEETKRFAALFGVPDALVPADWPAFRRYVDGMLASPTLTPGRSARALARFLLRPPGTWIGPVWDWYAAVTARLLPPRLRDGFGLAFGWRERALAEASLAGLWASWWTLPGRVRFLPAWRDGARRSRGSGPDPLDALVATAARRFGVG; from the coding sequence GTGACCGTCGCGGCGGCCGACCTCGAGGCGGCGCTCGCGCGCCTGCGGGCGTCGGTCGCCGATCCGCGCGCCGGGCTCTTCGGGCCTGCCTCGCGCGTGTGGGCGATCAACCGCGAGGCGGTGATCTTCCTCGGCGGCGGACGTGCGGCGCTGCTCCAGCTGGCGCACCCGTTCGTCGCGCAGGCGGTCGACGCGCACTCGGCGACGCGCACGGACATGGCGGGGCGCTTCGCGCGCACGTTCGAGCACGTCTTCGCGATGGTCTACGGCGATCTCGACGCCGCCTGCACCGCTGCGCGGCGCGTGCACGCGATCCACCGGCGCATCACCGGCACGCTGGCGGACGCCGTCGGCCCGTACGCCGCGGGCACGCCCTATGCGGCGAACCTGCCCGAGGCGCTCCTCTGGGTCCACGCGACGCTGTGGGACACCTCCGTGCAGGTCTACGAGCTCGTGGTCGGCACGCTCGGCGACGACGAGAAGGCGGCGTACTACGAGGAGACGAAGCGCTTCGCGGCGCTCTTCGGCGTGCCCGACGCGCTCGTCCCGGCGGACTGGCCCGCGTTCCGGCGCTACGTCGACGGCATGCTGGCGTCGCCGACGCTGACGCCGGGCCGCTCGGCGCGCGCGCTCGCGCGCTTCCTGCTGCGGCCGCCGGGCACCTGGATCGGCCCGGTGTGGGACTGGTACGCGGCGGTCACGGCGCGGCTGCTGCCGCCGCGGCTGCGCGACGGCTTCGGGCTCGCGTTCGGCTGGCGCGAGCGGGCGCTCGCCGAGGCGTCGCTCGCGGGGTTGTGGGCCTCGTGGTGGACGCTGCCGGGCCGGGTGCGCTTCCTGCCCGCCTGGCGCGACGGCGCCCGCCGCAGCCGAGGCAGCGGTCCCGACCCGCTCGACGCGCTGGTCGCGACGGCGGCGCGCCGCTTCGGCGTGGGGTAG
- a CDS encoding LLM class flavin-dependent oxidoreductase, whose product MQFAIQVGGGQVRHDRTGIEAIVADAVLAEGLGFDVVFVPDHYVFEAMGVLQATPAYELFFVMATLAQRTRRITIGSHVACLLFRHPAMHARLFAQIDEASGGRVLAGVGAGWTRAEFTMMGIPFPEPKERLAILDEAVAIMRALWREERVTFAGTHFSVTDAVCAPKPVQPGGPPLMLGGSGAGVLRRAGAFADIVHMIPAIGTAGTTTLEALRAFGDQTLPAKLARVRAAEADAGRASGTVRFASTIFTYAPTESPEQTRTLLGGLSGMFGLSPEETRRHPIVLAGTPEEMAEELRRREATHGLSLLAINFSSETQLRDFGERVLPRMR is encoded by the coding sequence ATGCAGTTCGCCATCCAGGTCGGCGGCGGACAGGTCCGGCACGACCGCACCGGCATCGAGGCGATCGTCGCCGACGCGGTCCTCGCGGAGGGGCTCGGCTTCGACGTGGTGTTCGTGCCCGACCACTACGTCTTCGAGGCGATGGGCGTCCTGCAGGCGACCCCCGCCTACGAGCTCTTCTTCGTGATGGCGACGCTCGCGCAGCGCACCCGGCGCATCACCATCGGCAGCCACGTCGCCTGCCTCCTCTTCCGCCACCCGGCCATGCACGCGCGGCTGTTCGCGCAGATCGACGAGGCGAGCGGGGGGCGCGTGCTGGCCGGCGTCGGCGCGGGGTGGACGCGGGCCGAGTTCACGATGATGGGGATCCCGTTCCCCGAGCCGAAGGAGCGGCTCGCGATCCTCGACGAGGCGGTCGCGATCATGCGAGCCCTGTGGCGCGAGGAGCGCGTCACCTTCGCCGGCACGCACTTCAGCGTCACGGACGCCGTCTGCGCGCCGAAGCCGGTGCAGCCCGGCGGCCCGCCGCTCATGCTGGGCGGCAGCGGCGCAGGCGTCCTGCGCCGCGCCGGCGCGTTCGCGGACATCGTCCACATGATCCCGGCCATCGGCACCGCCGGGACCACGACCCTCGAGGCCTTGCGCGCGTTCGGCGACCAGACGCTGCCCGCGAAGCTGGCCCGCGTCCGCGCCGCCGAAGCCGACGCGGGCCGCGCGTCCGGCACCGTGCGCTTCGCCTCGACGATCTTCACCTACGCGCCCACCGAGAGCCCGGAGCAGACGCGGACGCTGCTCGGGGGCCTGTCGGGCATGTTCGGCCTCTCGCCCGAGGAGACGCGGCGCCACCCGATCGTCCTCGCCGGCACCCCCGAGGAGATGGCGGAGGAGCTGCGACGGCGCGAGGCGACCCACGGGCTGTCGCTGCTCGCCATCAACTTTTCCAGCGAGACGCAGCTGCGCGACTTCGGCGAACGGGTGCTGCCGCGGATGCGCTGA
- a CDS encoding MATE family efflux transporter, whose product MSLMAARYSAPGKDASREAPPPAPTAAARRDAAASLLGLTPRGAVLRLALPTTLVMAVAAVSNVSYTWFVSRLGVDAIAAVSLVFPISLLAVTVMGGGIGSGSAAAVARALGAGRREFAAASAGHALVLSVVIGAAFGLLVVPLAPKIFALMGAQGRVLADAVTFARIVFGGAFITFVGGMFDSVLRGEGNARVPAIWATTSLALQIVVTPLLMFGAGLGLPGAALAMILCQGLATLPRAWFMFSGRSTVRPALPRHVGLAPTRDILRVGLPAALSTSIAYLGTLILTGVVARLGEPQLAAFGLGTRLDFVLLSFAFGFGSAVLTLVGLTVGAGRPERAGLYVRAAGVFTVAILGAGGVTLALWPRLWLGLFTHDAAVLDAGAAYFAVVGPSYPFLGVSMVLAFAFQGLGRATAPMLLMAVRVTLVLAGAVVVTRGLGMGAPAVFVVIAAGNVLSSVLLLALWRRRGPHTGAATLRGV is encoded by the coding sequence GTGTCGCTCATGGCCGCCCGCTACTCCGCGCCCGGGAAGGACGCAAGCCGCGAAGCTCCGCCCCCCGCGCCGACCGCCGCTGCGCGCCGCGACGCCGCGGCGAGCCTGCTCGGCCTCACGCCGCGCGGTGCGGTGCTCCGGCTCGCGCTGCCGACGACGCTCGTCATGGCCGTCGCCGCCGTCTCCAACGTCTCCTACACGTGGTTCGTCTCGCGTCTCGGCGTCGACGCCATCGCCGCCGTGTCGCTGGTCTTCCCGATCTCGCTGCTGGCGGTGACGGTGATGGGCGGCGGCATCGGCTCGGGCTCCGCCGCCGCGGTCGCGCGCGCGCTCGGAGCGGGCCGGCGCGAGTTCGCGGCGGCCTCGGCCGGGCACGCGCTCGTGCTGTCGGTCGTGATCGGGGCGGCCTTCGGGCTCCTCGTCGTGCCGCTCGCGCCCAAGATCTTCGCGCTCATGGGCGCGCAGGGGCGGGTGCTCGCCGACGCGGTGACGTTCGCGCGCATCGTCTTCGGCGGCGCCTTCATCACCTTCGTCGGCGGCATGTTCGACAGCGTCCTGCGCGGCGAGGGCAATGCCCGCGTCCCCGCGATCTGGGCGACGACGTCGCTCGCGCTCCAGATCGTCGTGACGCCGCTCCTCATGTTCGGCGCCGGCCTCGGGCTGCCCGGCGCCGCGCTGGCGATGATCCTCTGCCAGGGCCTCGCGACGCTGCCGCGCGCCTGGTTCATGTTCAGCGGCCGCAGCACGGTGCGCCCCGCGCTGCCGCGCCACGTCGGGCTCGCACCGACGCGCGACATCCTGCGCGTCGGCCTGCCGGCCGCGCTGTCGACCTCGATCGCCTACCTCGGCACGCTGATCCTGACCGGTGTCGTGGCGCGTCTCGGCGAGCCCCAGCTCGCGGCCTTCGGCCTCGGCACGCGCCTCGACTTCGTGCTGCTCTCGTTCGCCTTCGGCTTCGGCTCGGCGGTGCTGACCCTGGTCGGGCTCACCGTGGGTGCCGGCCGCCCGGAGCGCGCCGGGCTCTACGTGCGCGCCGCCGGCGTCTTCACCGTCGCGATCCTCGGCGCCGGCGGCGTCACGCTGGCGCTCTGGCCCCGCCTCTGGCTCGGGCTCTTCACCCACGACGCGGCGGTGCTCGACGCCGGCGCGGCCTACTTCGCGGTCGTCGGGCCGTCGTATCCCTTCCTCGGCGTCAGCATGGTGCTCGCCTTCGCCTTCCAGGGGCTCGGCCGCGCCACGGCGCCGATGCTGCTGATGGCGGTGCGGGTGACGCTCGTCCTCGCCGGCGCCGTCGTCGTCACGCGCGGCCTCGGGATGGGGGCGCCGGCGGTGTTCGTCGTGATCGCGGCGGGCAACGTGCTGTCGTCGGTCCTGCTGCTCGCGCTGTGGCGCCGGCGCGGGCCGCATACGGGCGCGGCGACGTTGCGCGGCGTCTGA
- a CDS encoding AraC family transcriptional regulator, producing MPGGSRRPTIAASWILTVADALTSLGFDAHGWLALHGPPSRVVRGGDGRVPWQLATSLWHAAAADTGDPHLGLHASEAVPTALRDSLAFLALSSPTLGVLLENYERYQDLVATARSLSLERRDDHVALVLGADAASPLTTHQIEFHLALVARVCRFVAGDAFGARAVLLEHPAPDAGDAEHRRIFGCPVRFRQRRNALLVANEVLACRSAYANPPAFQALVTDAEQRLLDLDDARWTARVRAAVAAKLPTGNVSLSDTARALGIAPRTLQRHLTAEGVGFAALADDTRRESAIVLMAGDLPHTEIAQRLGFADVRSFRRAFQRWTSTTPAAFRLRALRRSGT from the coding sequence ATGCCCGGCGGATCCCGACGCCCGACCATCGCGGCGTCCTGGATCCTGACCGTCGCCGATGCGCTGACGAGCCTCGGCTTCGACGCGCACGGATGGCTCGCGCTGCACGGCCCCCCGTCGCGCGTCGTCCGGGGCGGCGACGGACGCGTGCCCTGGCAGCTGGCGACCAGCCTCTGGCACGCCGCCGCGGCCGACACGGGCGATCCGCATCTCGGGCTGCATGCGTCCGAGGCGGTGCCCACGGCGCTGCGTGACTCGTTGGCGTTCCTGGCGCTCAGCAGCCCGACGCTCGGCGTGCTGCTCGAGAACTACGAGCGCTATCAGGATCTCGTCGCCACTGCGCGCTCGCTGTCGCTCGAGCGCCGCGACGATCACGTCGCCCTCGTCCTCGGCGCCGACGCCGCGTCGCCGCTGACGACCCACCAGATCGAGTTCCACCTCGCGCTCGTCGCCCGCGTGTGCCGGTTCGTCGCCGGCGACGCCTTCGGCGCGCGCGCCGTCCTGCTGGAGCATCCGGCGCCTGACGCAGGCGATGCGGAGCACCGGCGCATCTTCGGCTGCCCGGTCCGCTTCCGGCAGCGGCGCAACGCCCTTCTCGTGGCCAACGAGGTGCTGGCGTGCCGATCCGCCTACGCGAACCCGCCGGCCTTCCAGGCCCTCGTCACGGACGCCGAGCAGCGCCTGCTCGACCTCGACGATGCACGCTGGACGGCCCGCGTCCGCGCGGCGGTGGCGGCGAAGCTGCCCACGGGCAACGTCTCCCTGTCCGACACGGCGCGGGCGCTGGGCATCGCCCCGCGCACGCTCCAGCGGCACCTGACGGCGGAGGGCGTCGGCTTCGCGGCGCTCGCCGACGACACCCGCCGCGAGTCGGCGATCGTGCTGATGGCCGGCGACCTGCCGCACACGGAGATCGCGCAACGTCTCGGCTTCGCCGACGTGCGCTCGTTCCGCCGCGCCTTCCAGCGCTGGACGTCGACCACGCCCGCCGCCTTCCGCCTGCGCGCCCTGCGCCGGTCCGGCACGTAG